In Brevibacillus brevis, a genomic segment contains:
- a CDS encoding S8 family serine peptidase: MLGLRSRWQAVITSTVVLSLLSSGVPVWAKQDGERRGHIQIEAREELSIDTASAKPGRSELMVIQLSGPVRQEWVDEIEGLGVTLGDYLPDYAYIGKLDRSQVKRKLEKLAYVTKVTPFQPVSKVAPALRSTLGKKRDVEVAVIGFDRRVDMRRTVNSLTLRDDVEDMQTPDDSEHISIGTMSGEALEDVIASDDVIAVVPVPANRLRNEVASGIIHADELSSSGYTGAGQLVGVADTGLDTGDEATVHPDFRGRIERLHAVGRPGDTSDLSGHGTHIAGSILGTGAASDGKYRGMAPDARLVMQAVETEDGGLETDVPTLLGQAYEDGARIHSDSWGADDEGAYSITSYLFDKFLWEHPDMTAIVAAGNVGDTGYQSIGSPATAKNVIAVGASESDRRRFGSQADDPDEVWRYSSRGLTEDGRIKPDIVAPGTSILSARSALAPGKNFDRIENDRYAYMTGTSMSAGILAGGVAQIRQFLEERGEKSPSAALVKAILLSSADDLAEDMRLQGYGRANLVNATKTSYKDVKEGIKTREKATYSVKVSDRSKPLAITLAWTDYPASLAAKRALVNDLNLTVTTPKGEKLNGNDFFEAPYNDEVDNLNNVEQIWIKEPQKGTYTVTVQGYNIPKGPQPYAIATTGEWTRSEPEEESPSKVREYNATLTVKKPYQEYRVRAMKKGILTVSAAWEEDADVDVYLYDSRNNLLASAAREDNPEQLEISLKKSGVYKIRVELKKGKQAKYHLRIAYPGY, from the coding sequence GTGTTGGGTTTGCGAAGTCGATGGCAAGCGGTCATTACCTCTACAGTCGTGCTTTCCCTGCTTTCCAGTGGCGTGCCTGTGTGGGCAAAGCAGGATGGCGAGCGGCGCGGACATATCCAGATCGAAGCACGGGAAGAGTTGTCGATAGACACCGCCTCTGCAAAACCGGGCAGATCGGAGCTGATGGTCATCCAGCTCAGCGGACCGGTGCGTCAGGAGTGGGTGGATGAAATCGAAGGGCTGGGAGTCACTTTGGGTGATTACCTACCGGATTACGCCTACATCGGCAAGCTGGACCGCTCGCAGGTGAAAAGGAAGCTGGAGAAGCTCGCGTATGTCACGAAAGTCACGCCGTTTCAGCCAGTGTCCAAAGTCGCTCCCGCGCTGCGCTCCACACTCGGCAAAAAAAGGGATGTCGAGGTGGCGGTGATCGGGTTCGACCGACGAGTGGACATGCGTCGAACCGTAAACAGTCTCACTCTGCGCGACGACGTAGAGGATATGCAGACGCCGGACGATTCGGAGCACATCTCGATCGGCACGATGAGCGGGGAAGCATTGGAAGACGTCATCGCCTCGGATGATGTCATCGCAGTCGTGCCCGTACCGGCCAACCGGCTGCGAAACGAGGTGGCGTCGGGGATCATCCATGCGGACGAGCTTTCTTCAAGCGGCTACACTGGAGCGGGGCAACTTGTCGGTGTGGCGGATACGGGCCTGGATACTGGCGATGAAGCGACGGTTCACCCGGACTTTCGAGGAAGGATTGAGCGTCTGCATGCGGTGGGCAGGCCGGGTGACACAAGCGATCTGTCCGGGCACGGCACACATATCGCCGGATCGATCCTCGGAACGGGAGCGGCGTCTGACGGCAAATACCGCGGCATGGCCCCGGATGCACGGCTAGTCATGCAAGCGGTCGAAACCGAAGACGGCGGTCTGGAAACGGATGTCCCGACGCTATTGGGTCAGGCGTATGAAGACGGGGCGCGCATTCATTCCGATTCGTGGGGAGCCGACGACGAAGGGGCGTACAGTATCACTTCGTATTTGTTTGACAAGTTTTTGTGGGAGCATCCCGATATGACCGCCATCGTGGCGGCTGGCAATGTCGGAGATACGGGCTATCAGTCGATCGGCAGCCCGGCCACTGCGAAAAATGTGATTGCGGTAGGAGCGAGCGAAAGTGACCGGCGTCGCTTCGGCAGCCAGGCAGACGATCCGGACGAGGTCTGGAGGTACAGCAGCCGCGGCCTGACCGAAGACGGTCGGATCAAGCCGGACATCGTGGCACCGGGGACTTCCATCCTCTCCGCCCGCTCTGCGCTCGCTCCCGGCAAGAACTTTGATCGGATCGAGAACGACCGTTACGCTTACATGACAGGGACAAGCATGTCGGCCGGAATCCTGGCAGGAGGAGTCGCCCAGATCCGGCAGTTCCTGGAGGAGCGAGGGGAAAAGAGCCCCAGTGCAGCGCTCGTAAAAGCGATTCTGCTCAGCAGCGCCGACGATTTGGCCGAAGACATGCGCCTGCAAGGGTACGGCAGGGCCAATCTGGTCAACGCGACAAAGACGAGCTACAAGGACGTAAAGGAAGGCATAAAGACTAGAGAGAAAGCCACATACAGCGTCAAGGTGTCAGATCGTTCCAAACCATTGGCCATTACCTTGGCCTGGACGGATTATCCGGCTTCGCTGGCTGCCAAACGAGCTCTCGTCAACGACCTGAATCTGACGGTCACGACGCCAAAAGGCGAAAAACTGAACGGAAACGATTTTTTCGAAGCACCCTATAACGACGAGGTCGACAATTTGAACAACGTCGAGCAGATCTGGATCAAAGAACCGCAAAAAGGGACGTACACCGTGACCGTACAAGGCTACAATATTCCGAAGGGGCCCCAGCCGTATGCGATCGCAACGACTGGCGAATGGACCCGCTCGGAGCCGGAGGAAGAGAGCCCTTCCAAGGTGAGAGAGTACAATGCTACGCTTACCGTGAAAAAGCCGTATCAGGAGTATCGGGTACGAGCGATGAAAAAAGGGATACTGACCGTGTCAGCTGCCTGGGAAGAAGATGCCGATGTGGACGTGTACCTCTACGACAGCAGGAACAATCTGCTCGCCTC